One Synechocystis sp. LKSZ1 genomic window, CCCCGGCTACCGGCTGGAGAAAGGGACTGACGGTTTTAATCACCTCTGAACCGTCCAACACCTGACGAAATCGCCGCCAGTACCAACTGGCAATTTCCGCGACGCCTAGCATCCGTAGCGTATTGAGGTTGCCCGGCCCATCATACAGAATCACATCGTAGCGGTTGCTCTGGTCGTATTCCCGCAGGGCATTGAGAATTAGAATCTCATCCATACCGGGTAAAACCCCCAGTTCCTGACCGTAGATGTTTTTCAGAGTAGGAGAGCGCAGATATTGGGATTCCAATTCCTTGACTTGTTCCCAGCCCCGTTCCAACAGAGCGGTGGTCGTGAGGTTAAGGGCGAAAAAGTTGGTCTCAACTTCCCTGGGCTGTTCATGGAGAGGGGTGCCGAGGTAGAAGCCGAGACTCGGGTCTTGGCCGAGGAGTAATACTCGTTTCCCTTTTTGGGCCAAACTTTTGGCTACGGCGATGGCTGTAATACTACGGCCTGTGCCTCCCTTCCCTAAAAAGGTCAGAATAGATGCCATGGGAATTCAGTCAGTAAGGGTCAAGGTATAAAGGGCCATTGGGCCGGGTCTAGAGGGGTTTTAACTCGTCTTCAAAAAACCAAGTGGCGGTTCTATCATCAAAGGCCACCACAGCGCCAATCCCGCTACCATCGGTCATCTTAAATTCTTTAACCGTGCCAGTTTTACCCAATTTGCCGATTACATCCTGGGAAACCCGGTCTCTGAGCCGATAAACTTTAACTTTTTGACCAATTTCGATTGCCATAGGGATTAAGAAAAAATAACATAGTGCGGTAGATCACCCCTCAGTTTAGCGGAATTTGGAACCCTTCGCCCCCAGGAACGCCCAGGGTCTTCCTTCCCTCGACAAAAAGAACCACTGTCGATACAATGACCCTTTAGTCCTTGACAGGCCGTCTTGCCCATCACCTATGGCTCTTTCGATACCCGCCCGCGCTAAGTGGTCTCCGGTTCAGCGCTACTTAGAACTTCTGCATATCCTAGTTGAGCGCAACCTCAAAGGTCGGTATCGAGGCTCGTTTTTGGGAGTCTACTGGTCTTTACTCAATCCCCTAATCATGACCGGGATTTATACGGCGATTTTTGGGGCCGCCTTTAAATCCTTCTACGGTGGTTCGACTATCAATTATATGTTGGCTGCCTTCACCGGACTGATCGTGATTAACTTTTTTTCTGCTGCGACAAACCAAGCCCTGGCTAGCGTGGTGGGGTCAGGGCCATTGATGAATAAGATTCGTCTGCCAATCACGGTTTTTCCCCTCTCCATGATCGTCTCCAATGTTTTTCAGTTCGTGGTCGGCCCCCTACCTCTCTTAGCTATCATCACTTTTCATAAATCCTGGGGATCAGGCTGGTGGTTGGTGAATACCCTTTGTTTGCTCTTGCCACTACTGTCCCTAAGTTTAGTTTGCGCTGGGGTTGGCTATTTGGTGAGCGCCCTTTATGTCTTCTTTCGGGACTTACCCTACTTTTACGAACTGGTTTGTTTTGTTCTCTGGATTGGCTCTCCTATTTTTTACCCCGTGGAGATTGTGCCCAAACCCGTACAGGCCTTCCTGATTATCAATCCTCTTATGCCGATCATTGAAAGTATTCGTCAACTTTCCCTAAATGCTGAAAGGCCCGACCTGCTGATGATTGGGCACGGTTTACTCAACGGTATTATTCTCCTCGCTATCGGTTGGAGCTGCTTCCGGGCTTGGCAAAATCAGTTTATGGACTTGCTGTAACCTTTTACTAGATGACTGAAGTTATTCGCTTAGACCAGGTGTCGTTGTATCGTAGAACTCAAGAGGAGTTTTCCTACGATTTAAAGCGCACGATTTTATCTATCCTTGAGGGCAAGTATCGTAAGCCTAGCCGTAAACTTATTCTCGACCAATTGGATTTAGTGGTAAACTCCGGCGAGAAAATTGGCATTATTGGTTCCAACGGCTCTGGAAAATCCACCCTCTTGAAAGTCATCTGTGGCATTCTCCAACCGACGAAGGGCTCCCTCAAAGTCCGGGGAGAGATTGCCCCCTTAATCGAGCTAGGGGGAGGATTCGATGGCGACTTATCCGTTAAAGATAACATCATCCTCTACGGGGTAATGTTGGGCTTTTCCCGTCAGGAAATGAAGGAGCGCATTCCCTCCATTTTGGATTTTGCGGAACTGCAAGAGTATGCCTATGCGCCGGTCAAGGCCCTGTCCTCCGGCATGATGGCCCGTCTGGGCTTTGCCATTGCGACGGATGTAGAGCCTAATATCTTAATTCTCGA contains:
- a CDS encoding DUF2862 domain-containing protein, which gives rise to MAIEIGQKVKVYRLRDRVSQDVIGKLGKTGTVKEFKMTDGSGIGAVVAFDDRTATWFFEDELKPL
- a CDS encoding ABC transporter permease, encoding MALSIPARAKWSPVQRYLELLHILVERNLKGRYRGSFLGVYWSLLNPLIMTGIYTAIFGAAFKSFYGGSTINYMLAAFTGLIVINFFSAATNQALASVVGSGPLMNKIRLPITVFPLSMIVSNVFQFVVGPLPLLAIITFHKSWGSGWWLVNTLCLLLPLLSLSLVCAGVGYLVSALYVFFRDLPYFYELVCFVLWIGSPIFYPVEIVPKPVQAFLIINPLMPIIESIRQLSLNAERPDLLMIGHGLLNGIILLAIGWSCFRAWQNQFMDLL
- a CDS encoding ABC transporter ATP-binding protein, which translates into the protein MTEVIRLDQVSLYRRTQEEFSYDLKRTILSILEGKYRKPSRKLILDQLDLVVNSGEKIGIIGSNGSGKSTLLKVICGILQPTKGSLKVRGEIAPLIELGGGFDGDLSVKDNIILYGVMLGFSRQEMKERIPSILDFAELQEYAYAPVKALSSGMMARLGFAIATDVEPNILILDEVLSVGDESFKHKCQARMDRLWNHDTTILVVSHGLEFIKESCQRAIWLDRGRIRFSGPAEDTIHHYLEAVRQKETVGT